The following are encoded in a window of Lactobacillus panisapium genomic DNA:
- a CDS encoding APC family permease, which yields MAFCTVIGLDDIMYNFQNQGMPVVTSWIIMCLFYVIPYSLMVGQLGSVFNHEGGGLSSWVRGTNGEFLGYFTAWTYWAASIPYAVDSANEIIVDIGWAITGSEKFQNQISNTKFALMTFAMFIIFIIIEHYFSRSMEVLSTIGGGLMLIMTLMFVFLAFLGLAKSGGHMATQPFTWKTLIPKFDMHYWTTIAMLIYALNGCELVAPYVTKMKKPKSDFPKAMVALALMTIFLTVFGSFALGIYFNSYHIPNDLKMNGAYYVFDMVGHQYGMGKTLLYIWAWTSVFYNAALLAVLLDAMTRMLISDTGDKYMPRFLQKKDKNGLPINGYVLTVALSAFIMLLGIFLPDMNDIFNWLLNLNGIISPGVTCWIFFSFMQIRKNSKKFPSDYVFLKNDKVGYLAGLFLLIVTAVATILGIAPQDVKQFSGYWWYELIINIIAIVVLIGLGVILPSIRRREEEYGIAFSRNQWLIMFILIIGSIIFDLYLGEKNSLFGGASVSLGQIKLGMNIVLIIIETIVAILFCWLVGRRKPVKINN from the coding sequence ATGGCCTTTTGTACGGTTATTGGCCTCGATGATATCATGTATAATTTCCAAAACCAGGGAATGCCTGTTGTCACTTCCTGGATTATCATGTGTCTATTCTATGTTATTCCATACTCATTAATGGTTGGCCAACTTGGTTCGGTCTTTAACCATGAAGGTGGCGGACTTTCTTCTTGGGTCCGGGGCACTAATGGCGAATTCTTAGGTTACTTTACTGCTTGGACATACTGGGCAGCTTCGATTCCTTATGCGGTCGATTCAGCTAATGAAATTATTGTTGACATCGGGTGGGCAATAACTGGCTCAGAGAAGTTTCAAAATCAGATTTCTAATACTAAGTTTGCTCTCATGACTTTTGCCATGTTCATTATTTTCATTATTATCGAGCATTACTTCTCCCGTTCAATGGAAGTATTGTCCACGATTGGTGGTGGATTAATGTTAATCATGACCTTAATGTTTGTCTTTTTGGCATTCTTAGGGCTAGCAAAATCCGGCGGCCACATGGCCACTCAACCATTTACTTGGAAAACCTTAATTCCAAAATTTGATATGCATTATTGGACAACTATTGCCATGCTGATTTACGCCTTAAACGGTTGTGAGTTAGTTGCACCATACGTTACCAAAATGAAGAAACCAAAATCAGATTTTCCTAAAGCTATGGTTGCTCTAGCTCTTATGACCATCTTCTTAACCGTTTTTGGATCATTTGCTCTTGGTATTTACTTTAACAGCTATCATATTCCAAATGACTTAAAAATGAATGGTGCCTACTATGTCTTTGATATGGTTGGACATCAATATGGAATGGGCAAGACCTTACTCTACATCTGGGCGTGGACTTCCGTATTTTATAACGCAGCTTTATTAGCCGTCTTACTTGATGCCATGACCAGAATGCTTATTTCTGATACTGGTGACAAATATATGCCCCGCTTTTTACAGAAAAAAGATAAAAACGGCTTGCCTATCAATGGCTACGTATTAACGGTTGCTCTATCAGCCTTCATCATGTTGCTAGGTATCTTTTTGCCAGATATGAATGATATTTTCAACTGGTTACTAAACCTCAATGGCATTATTTCACCGGGTGTCACCTGCTGGATTTTCTTCTCATTTATGCAGATTCGGAAAAATTCCAAGAAGTTCCCGTCTGATTATGTCTTCTTAAAAAATGACAAGGTTGGTTACTTAGCTGGACTATTCCTGCTAATTGTAACCGCAGTTGCAACAATTCTCGGTATTGCACCGCAAGACGTTAAACAATTCAGTGGCTATTGGTGGTACGAATTAATCATTAATATTATTGCCATTGTTGTTTTAATTGGTCTTGGAGTAATTTTGCCAAGTATCAGACGCAGAGAAGAAGAATACGGCATTGCCTTTAGCCGCAATCAGTGGCTGATAATGTTCATTTTAATCATTGGTTCGATTATTTTTGATCTTTATCTTGGTGAGAAAAATAGCCTGTTCGGTGGTGCTAGCGTCAGCTTAGGTCAAATCAAATTAGGAATGAATATCGTCTTGATCATCATTGAGACGATTGTCGCTATTCTATTTTGTTGGCTTGTTGGCAGAAGAAAGCCTGTTAAAATTAATAATTAA
- a CDS encoding Cof-type HAD-IIB family hydrolase, translating into MTSIPFKAVAVDMDGTFENDDKQFDHQRFEKVLTRLRAQHVHFIVSSGRPLSRLRQDFFEFLDRIDIVADNGSILTQDNQIIARHVFTYKTGIKLINFIQDNYPEVKIAASGLDRAYMNKKAPAKFKSLMHFFYPDSVEVNNLVDIPTSDSLTKLTLSCSSELASELERKFNASNPERIHCTTSGFDNIDVMPAGVNKGQGIKYFLRYFNVKPEELIAFGDGMNDKEMIELAGYSYAMKNGDERLKQIAKYEAPSNNEMGVLQVLENYLDGKQY; encoded by the coding sequence ATGACATCTATCCCTTTTAAAGCAGTTGCAGTTGATATGGACGGTACTTTTGAAAATGATGACAAGCAATTCGATCATCAGCGATTTGAAAAAGTACTGACCAGATTGCGTGCCCAACACGTTCACTTTATCGTTTCAAGCGGTCGGCCGCTATCCCGTTTGCGCCAAGACTTTTTTGAATTTCTTGATCGGATCGATATCGTTGCTGACAACGGCTCAATTTTAACCCAAGATAATCAAATTATTGCCCGCCATGTTTTTACATATAAAACTGGCATTAAGTTAATCAACTTTATCCAGGACAATTATCCAGAAGTAAAAATAGCGGCTAGCGGTTTGGATCGGGCATACATGAATAAAAAAGCGCCGGCTAAATTCAAAAGCTTAATGCACTTCTTTTACCCTGATTCAGTGGAAGTCAATAACTTAGTCGATATTCCAACAAGTGATAGCCTTACTAAATTAACGCTAAGCTGTTCCTCTGAACTCGCTAGTGAACTTGAGCGTAAATTTAATGCCAGTAATCCCGAACGAATTCATTGCACAACAAGTGGTTTTGATAATATCGATGTGATGCCAGCTGGTGTCAATAAGGGGCAAGGAATCAAGTACTTTTTGCGTTATTTCAATGTTAAACCGGAAGAGCTTATTGCTTTTGGTGACGGCATGAATGACAAAGAAATGATTGAACTTGCTGGCTACAGTTACGCAATGAAAAACGGCGATGAACGGTTGAAACAAATTGCTAAATATGAAGCCCCTTCTAATAACGAAATGGGAGTTTTGCAAGTGCTTGAAAACTACTTAGATGGAAAACAGTACTAA
- a CDS encoding ABC transporter ATP-binding protein, with product MNKILIVKHLKETYQDHNQKFKALDDISFAINQGEILSLLGPNGAGKTTTVSIIGGYLIPTSGKVILKGQDITTTSKRPSIGVSFGGEMGFYRNATAKQNLKFFADLAKVPFRKQNDEVNRVLATVELSNVANKKIGEFSKGMVQRLHIARALLGSPSLLLLDEPTSGLDVEIAHTIQQTIKNLADTGISILLTSHTMTEVEKLADKVIILGAGKIFYTGTVSGVVNLANSTTQKSLDNLEDAYMALAPKLRRK from the coding sequence TTGAATAAAATTTTAATCGTTAAACATTTAAAAGAGACTTATCAAGACCATAATCAAAAATTTAAGGCCTTAGATGATATTTCTTTTGCAATTAATCAAGGTGAGATTCTATCACTGTTAGGGCCCAATGGTGCTGGAAAAACTACCACTGTTTCAATCATTGGTGGTTACTTAATTCCAACATCTGGCAAAGTTATCCTGAAGGGCCAAGATATCACAACTACCAGTAAAAGGCCAAGTATCGGTGTTTCCTTTGGTGGCGAAATGGGTTTTTACCGTAATGCAACTGCCAAACAGAACTTGAAGTTTTTTGCTGATTTGGCTAAGGTTCCTTTTCGCAAGCAAAATGATGAAGTTAACCGTGTGTTAGCTACTGTCGAGTTAAGTAACGTTGCTAATAAAAAAATCGGTGAATTCTCTAAGGGAATGGTTCAGCGCCTGCATATTGCCCGCGCACTCCTGGGTAGCCCGAGTTTATTATTACTTGATGAACCAACTAGTGGACTTGATGTTGAAATAGCACATACTATCCAGCAAACGATCAAAAACTTGGCGGACACCGGAATTAGTATTTTGCTGACAAGTCATACAATGACAGAAGTTGAAAAATTAGCCGACAAAGTCATTATTTTAGGTGCTGGAAAAATTTTCTACACTGGAACAGTTAGTGGAGTGGTTAATTTAGCAAACTCGACTACGCAAAAGTCCTTAGACAATTTAGAAGATGCCTACATGGCTTTAGCACCCAAGCTGAGGAGAAAATAA
- a CDS encoding nucleoside hydrolase, whose product MSKPIILSTDPGIDDAVALAILLFDRQVDVKLIAAAAGNVGIEQTLTNVLKLEKFLNKKVPVVQGCKRAIVKKPIDAASVHGKSGMDGYKFPEPDNSLLLENQVAPEAIHQVVANSPEKVTLVGIAPLTDFAMYIRLYPADLANIEELVMMGGCIGRGNYGVLSEFNIAGDPEAAKIVFESGLKIRVAPLELGFQAKIKPEVSEQIKSLGKVGDMFYSLFKRYRGGSFNTGLKIYDALAAGILLKPEMFEFEETHVEIITDSGYTYGASLMDFNDKLHQSPNAIIGKSVNVAEFVEWFVSAIKQAS is encoded by the coding sequence ATGAGTAAACCCATTATTTTAAGTACGGATCCCGGTATCGATGATGCCGTTGCTTTGGCAATCTTATTGTTTGATCGTCAGGTTGACGTCAAACTAATTGCAGCCGCTGCCGGAAATGTCGGAATTGAGCAGACTCTAACAAATGTTTTAAAACTAGAAAAATTTTTGAATAAAAAGGTTCCAGTTGTTCAAGGATGTAAAAGGGCCATCGTCAAAAAGCCAATCGACGCGGCCAGTGTTCATGGCAAGTCGGGAATGGACGGTTATAAGTTCCCAGAGCCAGATAACAGCCTTCTTTTAGAAAATCAAGTTGCACCGGAAGCAATTCATCAAGTTGTTGCTAATTCACCGGAAAAAGTGACTTTGGTTGGCATAGCACCACTGACGGATTTTGCCATGTATATTCGGCTTTATCCCGCTGATCTAGCTAATATCGAGGAACTGGTAATGATGGGTGGCTGTATCGGAAGAGGAAATTACGGCGTTTTATCAGAATTCAATATTGCGGGTGATCCCGAGGCTGCTAAGATAGTGTTTGAAAGTGGCTTAAAAATTCGTGTGGCTCCGTTAGAATTAGGCTTTCAAGCAAAAATCAAACCTGAAGTAAGTGAACAAATCAAGTCTTTAGGTAAAGTAGGTGATATGTTTTATAGCTTGTTTAAACGATACCGGGGTGGTAGTTTCAATACTGGTCTTAAAATTTATGACGCGTTGGCTGCTGGTATCTTACTTAAGCCAGAAATGTTTGAGTTTGAAGAAACGCATGTCGAAATAATAACAGATAGTGGCTATACTTACGGTGCTTCCTTGATGGATTTCAATGATAAATTGCACCAATCTCCTAATGCAATAATTGGTAAATCAGTCAATGTCGCAGAATTTGTTGAATGGTTCGTTAGCGCTATTAAACAGGCTAGCTAA
- a CDS encoding ABC transporter ATP-binding protein, with amino-acid sequence MSYIEVKNNFKRYQTGDTEILANNNVSFTVEKGELAIILGASGAGKSTILNILGGMDTNTSGDVIIDGKNIANYNKRELTTYRRNDIGFVFQFYNLIQNLTAKENVELASEIVNDALDPVKTLEDVGLKNRINNFPAELSGGEQQRVAIARAVAKNPKILLCDEPTGALDYQTGKSVLQIIANMSRKKGATVVIVTHNSALAPIADRVIHFHDGQVTKIDQNAHPEDIANVKW; translated from the coding sequence ATGAGCTACATCGAAGTTAAAAACAATTTCAAACGTTACCAAACAGGTGATACGGAAATTTTAGCTAACAATAATGTTAGTTTTACAGTGGAAAAAGGCGAATTAGCAATTATCCTAGGTGCTTCAGGTGCTGGAAAATCTACCATTTTAAATATTCTTGGCGGAATGGATACCAATACCTCTGGTGATGTCATAATTGATGGCAAAAATATCGCTAATTACAATAAACGTGAATTAACCACTTATCGCCGTAATGATATTGGCTTTGTCTTTCAGTTTTATAACTTAATCCAAAACCTGACAGCTAAAGAAAATGTGGAACTAGCATCTGAAATCGTCAATGATGCTCTTGATCCTGTTAAAACACTTGAAGATGTCGGACTTAAAAACAGGATTAACAACTTTCCAGCTGAATTGTCGGGTGGTGAACAACAAAGAGTAGCGATTGCACGTGCCGTGGCCAAAAATCCCAAGATTTTACTTTGCGATGAACCAACTGGTGCTCTCGATTACCAGACTGGTAAAAGTGTGCTGCAAATTATCGCCAATATGAGTCGCAAAAAAGGTGCCACAGTTGTCATAGTTACCCACAATAGTGCCTTAGCACCGATTGCTGATCGGGTAATTCATTTTCATGACGGTCAAGTTACTAAGATTGATCAAAACGCTCATCCCGAAGACATTGCTAACGTTAAATGGTAA
- a CDS encoding multidrug ABC transporter permease: MRFIRLFLFHLRDYLSDQYFVWLVITSTCSIFLIQYTIAYASYDLNNPLLWRQSGIFGTWTSCTTVAGCISFEKYKGTLPYLLNSKYDERLSLITLLLPASSYGLFSFPLAFVLAKILGVATGPITGNFILLILLLWLGCTIMGILIAAFLTLSPNSMLYETLIGTPILLVAGLFGNEAVLKPLTNIAQWFIPITAPISALTRNIVFNWAAYIFSLIFWLFLIAFTVKKINYLVRKKGALKII, encoded by the coding sequence ATGCGTTTCATTCGACTATTTCTCTTTCACTTGCGTGATTATTTATCTGATCAATATTTCGTTTGGCTAGTAATTACGTCAACCTGTTCAATTTTTTTAATACAATATACCATCGCATACGCAAGTTACGATTTAAACAATCCCCTTTTATGGCGTCAAAGCGGAATCTTTGGTACCTGGACTTCCTGTACGACTGTTGCCGGCTGCATTAGTTTTGAAAAATATAAGGGAACTTTACCTTATTTGCTAAATAGCAAGTATGATGAACGTCTTTCTCTAATCACGCTTTTGCTCCCTGCTTCTAGTTATGGGCTCTTCTCATTTCCCCTTGCCTTTGTACTGGCTAAAATCTTAGGAGTAGCAACGGGACCAATAACTGGCAATTTTATTTTGCTAATTCTTTTATTATGGCTGGGTTGCACTATCATGGGCATTTTGATTGCTGCCTTTTTAACCCTTTCGCCTAATTCAATGCTTTATGAAACTTTAATCGGCACTCCGATTTTGTTAGTAGCCGGATTATTTGGCAATGAAGCTGTTTTAAAACCTTTAACGAATATCGCACAGTGGTTTATTCCGATTACAGCACCAATCTCCGCACTAACAAGAAACATCGTATTTAATTGGGCAGCCTACATTTTTAGCCTAATCTTCTGGTTATTTTTAATTGCTTTTACAGTTAAAAAGATTAATTATTTAGTGCGCAAGAAAGGAGCGTTGAAGATCATATGA
- a CDS encoding YebC/PmpR family DNA-binding transcriptional regulator, whose protein sequence is MSGHSKWHNIQGRKNAQDAKRGKIFQKLSREIYMAAKNGGPDPSGNPNLRMVMDKARANNMPKTNIDRALKKAEGNSDEHYDEITYEGYAPGGIAVFVEALTDNKNRTASAVRVAFTRNGGSLGATGSVAYMFDRKGYIVIDRTTTDADEDQMLLDVMDAGGDDLQTSDDAFEIYTDPKQFAQVRDALEKAGYKLANAELTMIPENTTPVPEEKKDQFANLVDALEDDDDVQNVYTAAADED, encoded by the coding sequence ATGTCAGGACATTCAAAATGGCACAATATTCAAGGCCGCAAGAATGCGCAAGACGCAAAGAGAGGTAAAATTTTCCAAAAATTATCTCGTGAAATATATATGGCTGCAAAGAATGGTGGTCCTGATCCCTCTGGGAATCCTAACTTGCGAATGGTGATGGACAAGGCTCGGGCCAACAACATGCCTAAGACAAATATTGATCGGGCTCTTAAGAAGGCTGAAGGAAATTCAGACGAGCATTATGACGAGATTACCTATGAAGGTTATGCTCCTGGTGGTATTGCTGTTTTTGTTGAGGCTTTGACCGATAACAAGAACCGGACCGCTTCAGCTGTTCGAGTTGCTTTTACTCGTAATGGTGGTTCACTTGGTGCTACTGGATCAGTTGCCTATATGTTTGATCGCAAAGGTTACATTGTTATTGATCGGACAACAACAGATGCTGATGAAGATCAGATGTTGTTAGACGTAATGGACGCCGGTGGTGATGATTTGCAAACCAGTGACGATGCCTTTGAAATTTACACAGATCCAAAGCAATTCGCTCAAGTTCGTGATGCACTGGAAAAGGCTGGTTACAAGCTTGCTAATGCTGAACTTACAATGATTCCAGAGAACACGACGCCAGTTCCAGAAGAAAAGAAAGATCAATTTGCTAACCTAGTTGATGCACTTGAAGACGATGACGATGTCCAAAACGTCTACACTGCAGCAGCTGACGAAGATTAG
- a CDS encoding ABC transporter permease, which yields MTKIIWKDFWESIKHTKGQFLSIMGLMMIGAFALVGLIVTGPDMRDTGNHYAKQLNTADLTVICNYGFDHDDTAKIKKAKGLETAEFGYMTDTVLKNTQESFRVFSKPKSVGKYEVRQGRLPNKQNEVALAAHYDKRYHLGQKVSFTEKKNILGTTLLKRQSFKVVGFVRSSQILSNVNLGQSNSGTGELKGYAVVMPQAFDHTVFTVANLRYHDLRGLDSFGKTYNNKISVHKKELQKVLKNGAQNRKDRITAAAFKKLRPEEKKLAQAKAKIYTARQQLITAEKQLTAQKELLARKAAQATTPQDQMQLKGAQAKLTAQAQVLQRQKQALAKKAAQATIEITSGQQKLAKAKKQIEKLALPSYSVYNRREVPGGEGNLVYTTVARVVEDLAKVFPIFLYFVAALVTFTTMNRFIDEERINSGTLKALGYDDYVIINKFVFYGFLSGTIGTIIGIYLGHTLMPQIVYHAYYKSLTLPPIEEHFHWQISLVALILSWISSVLPAYLTAKNEFREKPASLLLPKPPAAGSKILLEKIPFIWNHLSFTHKVTARNIFRYKKRMLMTIFGVCGAGTLLFAGFAVKNSISNMNNRQFSDLIHYNMIVAEKKPLSDTQQQKLTTKLKEPNIKSATPVYYESMSKTAGKAGDTQDITLIVPKHSDVLNQYVHLNNRRNRQTIPLTNNGVVISERLASLLHVQKGDHITLTDENNQRRSMKIAGITEMYMGHFVFMNQKQYQKVFNRNYKTTAYLVNLKNTSRKNTRKVAAEFMKLNGVAGVVQNTAVSQELDVVVQSLNMIMVVLIIVAGLLAIVILYNLTNINIAERIRELSTVKVLGFYDNEVTMYIYRETILLTIIGILVGYLGGDLLYQYILYVVPPDNVMFNPALSASSFMWPLGVIGIITIILGFIVNSKLKNLDMLEALKSVD from the coding sequence ATGACAAAAATAATTTGGAAAGATTTTTGGGAGTCAATTAAACATACCAAAGGGCAATTTCTGTCAATCATGGGCCTAATGATGATTGGTGCTTTTGCTTTGGTCGGCTTAATTGTCACTGGACCCGACATGCGCGATACCGGTAATCATTACGCTAAGCAGCTCAATACTGCCGATCTGACTGTTATCTGCAATTATGGCTTTGATCATGATGACACCGCCAAGATCAAAAAAGCCAAGGGTTTAGAAACAGCTGAATTTGGTTACATGACCGATACGGTTTTAAAAAATACGCAAGAAAGTTTTCGCGTTTTTTCCAAACCCAAAAGTGTTGGTAAATATGAAGTGCGTCAAGGTCGACTGCCTAATAAGCAAAATGAGGTGGCTTTAGCTGCGCATTACGACAAGCGCTACCATCTGGGGCAAAAAGTTAGTTTTACTGAAAAGAAAAATATTCTTGGCACAACCCTCTTAAAGCGCCAAAGTTTTAAAGTTGTCGGTTTCGTCCGTTCTAGTCAAATTCTGTCAAACGTTAATCTAGGTCAAAGCAATAGCGGAACTGGTGAGCTAAAAGGCTATGCCGTAGTAATGCCGCAAGCATTTGATCACACCGTTTTTACCGTAGCTAATTTAAGATACCATGATTTACGTGGACTCGATTCTTTTGGAAAAACTTATAATAATAAAATCAGTGTTCATAAAAAAGAGCTGCAAAAAGTACTTAAAAATGGTGCCCAAAACCGCAAGGATCGGATTACTGCAGCGGCATTCAAGAAATTACGACCAGAAGAAAAGAAATTAGCGCAAGCTAAAGCAAAAATCTATACGGCGCGGCAGCAATTAATTACTGCTGAAAAACAACTAACTGCGCAAAAAGAGCTATTAGCAAGAAAAGCTGCACAAGCTACCACACCACAGGACCAAATGCAGCTTAAGGGGGCACAAGCTAAATTAACTGCCCAGGCCCAAGTACTACAAAGGCAAAAACAGGCACTAGCCAAAAAAGCTGCACAAGCTACAATTGAAATAACTTCTGGCCAACAAAAACTGGCAAAAGCTAAAAAGCAAATTGAAAAATTAGCACTTCCAAGCTATAGCGTTTATAACCGCCGAGAAGTTCCCGGAGGAGAAGGCAACTTAGTTTATACCACTGTTGCTCGTGTCGTCGAAGACTTAGCTAAGGTGTTCCCGATTTTCCTTTATTTTGTTGCGGCTCTTGTTACCTTCACCACAATGAACCGGTTTATTGACGAAGAAAGAATTAATTCCGGAACTTTAAAGGCCCTCGGTTACGATGATTATGTCATTATTAATAAGTTTGTTTTCTATGGCTTCTTGTCAGGGACAATTGGAACAATTATTGGCATTTACCTGGGACACACGCTAATGCCGCAGATTGTGTATCACGCTTATTATAAGTCGCTGACTCTTCCACCGATTGAAGAACATTTTCACTGGCAAATTAGTTTGGTTGCCTTGATTTTATCTTGGATAAGTTCAGTTTTACCGGCTTATTTGACCGCTAAAAACGAATTTCGTGAAAAGCCTGCCTCCTTGCTTTTGCCTAAACCCCCAGCAGCAGGCTCTAAAATTCTACTGGAAAAGATTCCCTTTATCTGGAATCATCTCAGTTTCACTCACAAGGTAACTGCACGTAATATTTTCAGATACAAGAAGCGAATGTTAATGACTATTTTTGGCGTCTGCGGTGCTGGTACACTCCTATTTGCTGGATTCGCGGTCAAGAATTCAATTAGCAATATGAACAATCGCCAATTTTCTGATTTAATCCATTACAACATGATTGTAGCCGAAAAGAAGCCACTATCAGATACCCAACAACAGAAATTAACAACTAAGCTTAAAGAGCCAAATATTAAATCGGCTACTCCAGTTTATTATGAGTCAATGTCCAAAACGGCCGGTAAGGCTGGTGATACACAAGATATTACTCTGATCGTGCCCAAACACAGTGATGTACTTAATCAATATGTTCACTTAAATAACCGGCGCAATCGACAAACAATTCCATTAACAAATAATGGTGTTGTAATTTCGGAGCGCTTAGCAAGTCTGTTGCACGTTCAAAAAGGTGACCATATCACTTTAACTGATGAAAACAATCAACGCCGGTCAATGAAGATTGCTGGCATTACGGAAATGTACATGGGACATTTTGTTTTCATGAATCAAAAGCAGTACCAAAAAGTCTTTAACCGCAATTACAAAACGACTGCTTACCTAGTTAACTTGAAAAATACATCCCGTAAAAATACCAGAAAAGTGGCGGCCGAATTTATGAAGTTAAATGGTGTTGCTGGCGTAGTCCAAAATACGGCGGTGAGTCAGGAATTAGACGTCGTTGTGCAGTCGCTAAACATGATTATGGTAGTCCTTATTATTGTTGCGGGTCTTCTTGCCATCGTGATCCTTTATAATTTAACTAATATTAATATCGCTGAACGAATTCGTGAACTGTCAACGGTAAAGGTATTGGGCTTTTATGACAACGAAGTAACGATGTACATTTACCGCGAAACAATTTTATTAACTATTATTGGTATTCTAGTTGGTTACCTTGGCGGCGACTTGCTTTACCAATATATTCTTTACGTAGTACCGCCCGATAACGTGATGTTTAATCCTGCTCTATCTGCCTCAAGCTTTATGTGGCCACTAGGAGTAATCGGAATTATTACAATTATTCTTGGCTTCATCGTGAATAGCAAATTGAAAAATTTGGATATGCTGGAAGCATTAAAATCAGTTGATTAA